In Alicyclobacillus macrosporangiidus CPP55, a single window of DNA contains:
- a CDS encoding type I restriction-modification system subunit M N-terminal domain-containing protein, translating to MNMEQSQLTCIVNFIWKIADDVLRDFYVRGKYRDVILPITVLRRLDTVLEPTKQAGLFVWSRLVHHHPHTFITNTSIRVQGVTDFA from the coding sequence ATGAACATGGAACAGTCTCAACTGACCTGTATTGTCAATTTTATCTGGAAAATAGCAGACGATGTGCTTCGTGACTTCTATGTGCGTGGTAAGTATCGGGACGTGATTCTGCCTATAACGGTATTGCGTCGTCTCGACACAGTCTTGGAGCCGACCAAGCAGGCCGGCCTGTTCGTTTGGTCACGCCTTGTACATCATCATCCGCACACGTTCATTACAAATACATCCATTCGGGTACAGGGCGTCACGGATTTTGCGTAG
- a CDS encoding DUF4435 domain-containing protein, translating into MLKRLVLPPNRSCQDAQTIETEGTVVIIGANGSGKSRLGAWIDTSSNQNGRIVHRIAAQRALTLPDTAILKSYDDALMDLLYGNALYPDKIRQRWQSRYTTGLLNDYDKVLSVLFATEAKRNAEYVELARGSDTKPDIPVSPMDTLLTIWRDLLPHRTLILRDAKVSVVDNTGNIYHGREMSDGERVALYLMAQCLCAPPDAILVIDEPEIHLHRALMSRLWTSLEQARDDCLFVYITHDLEFAASRSNSTKIWVKSYSHGEQWDWEIVPDVDNLPESIVLEILGSRKQILFVEGTKDSLDYIIYSALYPDCTVIPRGSCVKVIESTKAMRDNPRLHHLQAYGIIDRDFRSQEELDALSHHGILYLDVAEIENIFCVPEVISMVAEHLRYDPVKKVAEATDFVVDNLRDEMDSQISSRTIHEIKERLTMLSPKGVGSSNIEQALKKAVSEIDAHVIYSKYEEMYRRAMSSKDLVECLRLYNRKSIVSRISQIFGLKNGEYVKLVLRLLSGPHGRLLRDNLSKYAPLLPS; encoded by the coding sequence GTGTTGAAACGGCTGGTATTACCTCCCAATCGCTCCTGTCAAGATGCCCAAACTATTGAAACCGAAGGCACTGTTGTTATCATTGGGGCAAACGGTTCAGGTAAAAGCAGACTGGGCGCGTGGATTGATACGAGTAGCAATCAGAACGGAAGAATAGTTCACAGAATCGCTGCACAGAGAGCTTTAACACTTCCAGACACAGCCATTTTGAAAAGCTATGATGATGCCTTAATGGACCTTCTCTATGGCAATGCCCTCTATCCAGATAAAATCCGCCAACGTTGGCAGAGTCGGTATACCACAGGGCTGCTCAATGACTACGACAAAGTGCTCTCGGTACTGTTTGCTACAGAAGCCAAGAGAAATGCTGAATATGTAGAACTTGCACGTGGTAGTGATACAAAACCTGATATTCCTGTATCACCCATGGACACTCTCTTGACTATATGGAGAGATCTACTTCCGCACCGCACTCTCATTCTACGGGATGCCAAGGTATCTGTCGTTGACAATACAGGAAATATATACCACGGCAGAGAAATGAGCGACGGGGAACGCGTAGCCCTTTATCTGATGGCACAATGTTTATGCGCCCCACCTGATGCAATACTTGTGATCGACGAGCCCGAGATTCACCTCCATCGCGCACTTATGTCTAGACTGTGGACCAGCTTGGAACAGGCACGAGACGATTGCCTATTTGTTTATATCACCCATGACCTTGAATTTGCAGCTTCAAGAAGTAACTCGACAAAGATTTGGGTTAAAAGTTATTCCCATGGTGAGCAGTGGGATTGGGAAATCGTACCCGACGTAGACAATCTCCCAGAATCCATTGTCTTAGAAATTTTAGGTTCAAGAAAACAGATACTGTTTGTTGAAGGAACAAAGGATTCTCTGGATTACATAATCTATTCGGCCCTATATCCCGACTGCACTGTGATACCACGGGGGAGTTGCGTAAAGGTTATCGAATCTACAAAGGCGATGCGTGACAATCCGAGGCTGCATCATCTTCAGGCCTATGGCATCATCGACCGAGATTTTCGATCTCAGGAGGAACTCGACGCCCTTTCACACCACGGGATTTTGTACCTTGATGTTGCAGAAATTGAAAATATATTCTGCGTTCCTGAAGTAATTTCCATGGTCGCAGAACACTTGAGGTACGACCCCGTAAAAAAGGTGGCTGAAGCTACTGATTTTGTAGTCGACAACCTGCGTGATGAAATGGATAGTCAGATATCCAGTAGAACGATTCATGAGATAAAGGAACGCCTTACAATGCTTTCCCCTAAGGGCGTTGGATCATCCAACATCGAACAGGCACTAAAGAAGGCGGTTTCAGAGATAGATGCCCACGTAATATATTCCAAGTATGAGGAAATGTATCGACGAGCTATGTCGAGTAAAGATCTAGTCGAATGCCTCCGACTTTACAATCGGAAAAGCATCGTAAGCAGGATTTCTCAGATATTCGGCCTAAAGAATGGAGAATACGTGAAATTGGTACTTAGGTTGCTATCAGGTCCACACGGTCGTTTATTGAGAGACAATCTGTCAAAGTATGCACCGCTTTTACCTAGCTGA
- a CDS encoding DUF6094 domain-containing protein has product MGYYATPLSMVEKIRNRLVPSGPGRWFDPCCGEGDALAAVAPSGAVTYGIELDGQRALKAKELLNHVVQCGYERARVEPASMQLRWLNPPYDSQFGLGGEMFRKELIFLRDLSKYFAPDGVLVFIIPRYTLGSEMVSALVHRYTDLAVYRFDAGEYEAFKQVVVFGRRRQRNVTSAKEGCPKPAVTMDLRGPS; this is encoded by the coding sequence ATGGGCTACTACGCTACTCCACTCAGCATGGTGGAGAAGATCCGCAACCGTCTTGTCCCATCCGGTCCAGGACGTTGGTTCGATCCCTGTTGCGGAGAAGGCGATGCACTGGCGGCTGTGGCACCATCAGGAGCGGTGACATACGGCATCGAACTCGACGGACAGCGCGCTTTGAAGGCGAAAGAGCTGCTTAACCATGTTGTCCAGTGCGGATACGAGCGGGCCCGGGTTGAACCTGCCAGCATGCAGCTGAGGTGGCTCAATCCACCGTACGATTCGCAGTTTGGCCTTGGGGGAGAAATGTTCCGCAAGGAACTCATCTTCCTGCGGGATCTGTCCAAGTATTTCGCCCCGGACGGCGTGCTTGTGTTCATCATCCCGCGGTACACACTCGGCTCAGAAATGGTGAGCGCACTGGTTCACCGTTACACCGACTTGGCCGTGTACCGGTTCGATGCCGGGGAGTACGAGGCATTCAAACAGGTCGTGGTATTCGGGCGTCGTCGTCAACGGAATGTCACCAGTGCCAAAGAGGGATGTCCGAAGCCGGCCGTAACAATGGATCTGCGGGGGCCTTCGTAA
- a CDS encoding VWA domain-containing protein: MPWDLNDAGAIKTDRYDRRIWARILEESERIQSAVNQEPYTGLMRDLWASLYKVSPQIDPNGPVVNRRIMEQVMGQSAWKELQHTTQMDEYSAALASLSLREAVEQALPDDIRDLAQQVQDLERQVQRLLDQADLYNDVAQTQGDGSSNAAGQQAEVLRQQAAQLAQQLQQTEAQFLEAVDAQSGSIGRAVRQALEQVAEETRETKLMMQSFGVGAGDGKPVSGKERLELAEALRTLPKLREIAKMAGRMQTIALRKRKNRTQHPPSEVVNITLGDDLANLLPSELVLLADPQTEDEFLRRFAEKQLLQYELNGFEREGQGPIIVCIDESGSTQGPVEMWEKGIALALFAIARREKRAFAVVHFGSRHEIFVQKWNRPKEATPAELVEMASHFFNGGTDFEQPLREAVQVMDEASFKKGDIVFITDGESRVSDEFLHGEFARVKNEKEFQVISVVIGYDDRSVRPFSDVIAKPQVANDATLSFVIENLN, translated from the coding sequence ATGCCTTGGGATCTGAATGATGCGGGTGCAATCAAGACGGATCGCTATGACCGCCGGATATGGGCTCGTATTCTCGAGGAATCCGAGCGCATACAGTCGGCGGTCAACCAGGAACCTTACACCGGATTGATGCGAGATTTGTGGGCTAGCCTCTATAAGGTTAGCCCGCAAATCGACCCCAACGGCCCTGTTGTCAATCGCCGTATCATGGAACAGGTCATGGGCCAAAGCGCTTGGAAGGAACTGCAGCACACAACGCAGATGGATGAATACAGTGCGGCGCTCGCGTCACTCTCGCTCAGGGAGGCCGTAGAACAGGCCTTGCCTGATGATATTCGGGATCTGGCGCAACAGGTACAGGACTTGGAGAGGCAGGTTCAGCGATTGCTGGACCAGGCTGACCTGTACAACGACGTGGCGCAGACCCAAGGCGACGGCTCATCCAATGCTGCTGGACAACAAGCCGAAGTGCTCCGTCAACAGGCAGCACAACTGGCGCAGCAGCTGCAACAGACCGAGGCGCAGTTCTTGGAAGCCGTCGATGCACAAAGCGGATCCATCGGCCGGGCTGTTCGGCAGGCGTTGGAACAAGTGGCGGAAGAGACTCGCGAAACGAAACTGATGATGCAGTCGTTCGGCGTGGGCGCTGGCGACGGGAAACCCGTCAGCGGCAAGGAACGGCTGGAGTTGGCCGAGGCCCTGCGTACGCTCCCGAAGCTCCGCGAAATCGCGAAGATGGCGGGGCGCATGCAGACAATCGCATTGCGGAAGCGCAAGAACCGGACTCAGCACCCACCCTCGGAGGTCGTCAACATCACGCTTGGAGATGATCTCGCGAACCTGTTGCCGTCCGAACTGGTGCTATTGGCCGACCCGCAAACGGAGGATGAATTCCTCCGTCGGTTTGCCGAGAAGCAGCTCTTGCAGTACGAGCTGAACGGTTTTGAGCGGGAAGGCCAAGGCCCGATCATCGTCTGTATTGACGAGTCGGGCAGCACACAGGGACCGGTGGAGATGTGGGAGAAGGGCATCGCCTTGGCCCTCTTCGCTATTGCGCGCCGGGAGAAACGGGCCTTTGCCGTGGTCCACTTCGGCAGCAGACATGAGATCTTTGTCCAGAAGTGGAATCGACCGAAGGAAGCCACGCCAGCGGAATTGGTTGAAATGGCCAGCCACTTTTTTAACGGCGGGACTGACTTCGAGCAACCGTTGCGAGAGGCTGTGCAAGTCATGGACGAGGCGTCGTTCAAGAAAGGCGACATCGTGTTCATCACGGACGGGGAAAGCCGAGTCTCCGACGAGTTTTTGCACGGGGAATTCGCCCGGGTGAAAAACGAGAAGGAGTTTCAGGTAATCTCCGTTGTGATTGGATACGACGACCGTTCTGTCCGGCCATTCAGCGACGTGATCGCCAAGCCGCAAGTGGCCAATGATGCGACGCTCTCGTTCGTGATTGAAAACTTGAATTGA
- a CDS encoding AAA family ATPase, giving the protein MNMNAIQKLNDIRTYLQGQFKEREDVVDGLITALVANVHVLLIGPPGTAKSAITVALSQLIEGCNYFQWLLTKFSTPEELFGPYDLAKLKAGQYERITHGKLPTAHVAYLDEIFKANSAILNALLTLINERVFYNGTRQEASPLKTLIGTSNEYPQEEELQAVFDRFMLRYEPGYVKDDGNFAAMLMQTPMQPPAPITLAELDLLQQMAEQVRIDQSVADALVTLRADLAQEGIFLSDRRWVQVAKRLLPARAVLAGRDHIVLEEDAEILQHALWDDPSQKATVAAIVRKRLDPVAGQVAELLEDARDIANNAMKAPDDQAIAVGTEAIKKLKSIRTQIQAFMSAGGSPSKLQRTKEADSKVEELLKGVTHKCLGI; this is encoded by the coding sequence ATGAACATGAACGCCATTCAAAAACTGAACGACATTCGGACGTACCTGCAGGGGCAGTTCAAAGAACGCGAGGATGTTGTGGATGGGCTCATCACGGCCCTGGTCGCCAATGTTCACGTGCTTCTTATCGGCCCGCCCGGGACGGCGAAAAGCGCGATCACGGTGGCGTTGTCGCAATTGATCGAGGGGTGCAACTATTTCCAGTGGCTGCTCACCAAGTTCAGCACGCCGGAAGAGTTGTTTGGCCCCTACGATCTGGCAAAGCTGAAGGCTGGCCAGTACGAACGAATCACGCACGGCAAGCTGCCCACGGCGCATGTGGCCTATCTCGACGAGATTTTCAAGGCCAACAGCGCGATCCTGAACGCCTTGCTCACGCTGATTAACGAGCGGGTGTTTTACAACGGCACACGGCAAGAGGCGTCTCCCCTGAAGACGCTCATTGGAACTTCCAATGAGTATCCGCAGGAAGAGGAACTCCAGGCCGTGTTCGACCGGTTCATGCTGCGATACGAGCCAGGCTACGTCAAGGATGATGGGAACTTTGCGGCGATGCTGATGCAGACGCCGATGCAGCCTCCCGCTCCAATTACCTTGGCGGAGCTGGACCTATTGCAGCAGATGGCCGAGCAAGTTCGGATTGACCAATCCGTCGCGGACGCGCTGGTAACACTTCGAGCCGATCTGGCGCAGGAAGGGATTTTCCTCTCAGACCGCCGTTGGGTGCAGGTTGCAAAGCGCCTGCTTCCTGCCCGGGCGGTGCTTGCTGGACGCGACCACATTGTCCTGGAGGAAGACGCAGAAATCCTGCAGCATGCGCTGTGGGATGACCCGTCGCAAAAGGCGACTGTGGCTGCCATTGTTCGCAAGCGACTTGACCCAGTGGCAGGGCAGGTGGCCGAGTTGCTCGAAGATGCGCGCGACATCGCAAACAACGCAATGAAGGCTCCGGACGACCAGGCGATTGCCGTGGGAACCGAGGCGATTAAGAAGCTCAAGAGCATCCGCACACAGATCCAGGCGTTTATGTCCGCTGGCGGTTCTCCGTCAAAACTCCAACGCACAAAGGAGGCCGACAGCAAGGTTGAGGAACTCCTGAAGGGAGTGACTCACAAATGCCTTGGGATCTGA
- a CDS encoding DUF6744 family protein, producing MLPLENLVANTNQNEGRIGQLFWYKIGETYTDQVTMARAFMESGLPDQYKLPPIRAVDAYRRASKSIEGRATLDGDRRIELLVRDVWHNRDEVVRHLVVEIRDTSGHRLTYDPKAALLRFDHNYKTVDVEIVRDEPFIVDAVNTFRKNYELFLTTYDDGAKRRAVYAVLNDLSATALKESGGVYLIPRQNEELLFQLIAFINRLAGCKAYHLPVENTEEARDMVRDVVTNKAETILNEIRATLKADVVTEDTIQTLLERAKQIRQEVTLYQEILKESIGTLETDVDLLEQQMMSLIEKL from the coding sequence GTGTTGCCACTGGAGAACCTCGTTGCGAACACGAACCAGAACGAAGGTCGCATCGGCCAATTGTTCTGGTACAAGATTGGAGAAACCTACACCGATCAGGTTACGATGGCACGAGCGTTCATGGAATCAGGTTTGCCTGACCAATACAAGCTCCCGCCCATTCGGGCCGTGGACGCGTACCGGCGGGCGAGCAAGTCCATCGAAGGACGCGCTACTCTGGACGGTGATCGGCGCATCGAGCTTTTAGTTCGCGACGTCTGGCACAACCGCGACGAGGTGGTCCGTCACCTTGTCGTGGAAATCCGGGATACCAGCGGACACCGGCTGACCTACGATCCGAAGGCCGCCCTATTGCGGTTCGATCACAACTACAAGACCGTGGATGTGGAGATCGTGAGGGACGAGCCGTTCATCGTGGACGCGGTAAACACCTTCCGCAAAAACTACGAGCTGTTCCTCACCACGTATGATGACGGGGCCAAGCGTCGGGCCGTATACGCGGTTCTGAACGACTTGTCGGCCACCGCGCTCAAGGAATCGGGAGGAGTTTACCTGATTCCCCGCCAGAACGAGGAGCTGCTATTCCAACTCATCGCGTTCATCAACCGCCTGGCTGGATGCAAGGCATACCACCTACCGGTTGAGAACACGGAAGAGGCCCGGGACATGGTTCGGGACGTCGTGACCAACAAGGCCGAGACAATCCTGAACGAAATTCGGGCCACGCTAAAAGCAGACGTGGTTACGGAGGACACCATCCAGACGTTGCTTGAGCGGGCGAAACAGATCCGGCAGGAAGTGACTCTCTATCAGGAGATCCTGAAAGAGAGCATCGGAACCCTGGAAACGGACGTTGACCTGCTCGAACAGCAGATGATGTCCTTGATCGAAAAGCTGTAA
- a CDS encoding JAB domain-containing protein yields the protein MSSITVVRVELVKERTLKYEGSRRIRCAEDAANIFRDYIGNADREMFVVMVLSTKHNVNAIHTVSLGILDASIVHPREVFKPAILSNASSVIVGHNHPSGDPEPSPEDEAVTRRLVEAGKILGIDVLDHIVIGDEGRFVSLKARGLL from the coding sequence ATGTCATCAATCACCGTCGTACGAGTGGAACTTGTGAAAGAGCGGACGTTGAAATACGAAGGTTCGCGGCGAATCCGATGCGCCGAAGACGCGGCAAACATCTTTCGGGATTACATCGGCAACGCGGACCGTGAGATGTTCGTGGTGATGGTCTTATCGACCAAGCACAACGTCAACGCGATCCACACCGTTAGTCTCGGGATACTTGACGCGTCCATCGTGCATCCACGGGAAGTATTTAAGCCCGCAATTCTGAGCAATGCCTCGTCGGTGATTGTGGGACACAATCATCCGAGCGGTGACCCTGAGCCAAGCCCAGAGGACGAAGCAGTGACACGCCGACTGGTTGAAGCAGGGAAAATCCTCGGCATTGATGTGTTGGACCACATTGTCATCGGAGACGAAGGCAGGTTCGTCAGTCTCAAGGCAAGAGGATTGCTCTGA
- the dnaN gene encoding DNA polymerase III subunit beta: MKVSFNNTELEKVLRDLVRVVPTSTTKAVFRHVLIQANKDEDRVDFYASSEDMSVRRTLFQEAANSPVTIEKSGTCLLPAKELHEIVKRANGQITLHQTAGRTSVTFGNAKYELAGLDPKLFTPYGDDPAESTTAVILAPDLSRLLRRTTYAAAKGEARPALTGVNLTISGATLHAVATDGTRLAQYTVPCQEVSGDDTSLPVPATLLDKLAAVLPAHDDDEEVTVSIGSSSCTVSWGDDAYRMVIRGLSTGYPDVSRIIPQSQSGAVIIDRATLLEACERVSILSETEHQRAEFTFFADRVVVSATSAQYGTAKHDVDVVSSTITSELSLLCNINYWIGLLRSFDGVKQVEVGLDGPNQPFTVKPVGDGGLGLIAPFLRAQVEPTERAAS; encoded by the coding sequence ATGAAAGTGAGCTTCAACAACACCGAACTGGAAAAGGTGTTGCGCGACCTGGTACGTGTGGTCCCAACCTCGACCACAAAGGCAGTTTTCCGCCATGTGCTCATCCAGGCGAACAAGGACGAGGACCGCGTGGACTTCTACGCGAGCAGCGAAGACATGTCGGTCCGCCGGACACTGTTCCAGGAGGCGGCGAACTCGCCAGTCACCATCGAAAAGTCAGGTACGTGCCTGCTCCCGGCAAAGGAGTTGCACGAGATTGTGAAGCGAGCCAACGGCCAGATCACTCTGCACCAAACCGCAGGGAGAACGTCCGTCACCTTTGGCAACGCCAAATATGAGCTTGCAGGACTTGATCCGAAGCTCTTTACGCCGTACGGTGACGACCCGGCCGAGTCAACCACGGCCGTCATCCTCGCTCCGGACTTGTCTCGGTTGCTCCGGCGTACCACATATGCCGCAGCGAAGGGAGAAGCCCGTCCGGCGTTGACAGGTGTGAATCTCACCATTTCGGGGGCCACGCTTCATGCAGTGGCCACAGATGGGACACGGCTGGCCCAGTACACCGTGCCGTGCCAGGAAGTATCCGGGGACGACACGAGCCTGCCAGTACCGGCCACACTGCTGGACAAACTGGCCGCAGTGCTCCCGGCGCATGACGATGACGAAGAGGTAACGGTATCTATCGGATCATCGTCGTGCACGGTCTCCTGGGGAGATGACGCATACCGCATGGTCATTCGCGGATTGAGCACGGGTTACCCGGATGTATCCCGCATCATTCCGCAAAGCCAAAGTGGGGCTGTGATCATCGACCGGGCGACTTTGCTGGAGGCCTGCGAACGGGTATCAATCCTTTCCGAGACTGAACACCAACGGGCGGAGTTCACCTTCTTCGCTGATCGCGTTGTTGTGTCAGCCACATCGGCGCAGTACGGTACTGCGAAGCACGACGTGGATGTGGTCAGCAGCACGATTACGAGTGAGCTATCGCTCCTGTGCAACATCAACTACTGGATCGGCTTGCTCCGTTCCTTCGACGGTGTAAAGCAGGTTGAGGTGGGATTGGACGGGCCAAACCAACCATTTACGGTCAAACCAGTGGGGGACGGCGGCCTCGGTCTGATTGCTCCATTCCTGCGCGCACAAGTCGAGCCAACGGAACGCGCTGCAAGCTGA
- a CDS encoding DUF4258 domain-containing protein, whose amino-acid sequence MKLKTMCKPVFDGHAVRRILERRLPVEAVEQIAQVGVTVQENGTRVMKRGDVNGKPVHVVLAKPNTIITVYSADEWESTVAVRRKRQ is encoded by the coding sequence ATGAAACTGAAAACCATGTGCAAGCCCGTGTTTGACGGGCACGCCGTGCGGCGCATTCTCGAACGCCGGTTACCCGTTGAAGCGGTCGAGCAGATCGCCCAGGTCGGCGTGACCGTACAAGAGAACGGAACCCGCGTCATGAAACGCGGGGATGTCAACGGAAAGCCGGTGCACGTCGTGCTGGCTAAGCCCAACACGATCATCACGGTGTACTCCGCGGATGAATGGGAGTCCACTGTAGCAGTGCGGCGTAAGCGCCAGTAA
- a CDS encoding AAA family ATPase: protein MKLQSLVLENFRCFERAEFTFGDVTTVHGHNGAGKSTLAEAVVWCLWGTNIYGKAKQDESLMRLGAKSMAVTATFLLKSHKRPVTISRTRVGSKGSVQLVNGKKPNPGQIEGWFGTVQEFLSIFFPGYFSSLEPKDAKTVLSRCVPDVTKDEVLARMSPDNAALLANDHFVMGLDSVDYAAQRLRQEIKACEDNVMRLEGQRSVYLAAIEKGVPKPFVSQVTDEERQRYEAAKRDLIKRETEAEHRQQRLKELRERRESLGRTYRALRDSLPQVDTHCHTCGQPLPPDKAEQIRQKVAKKRKAVEEELAEVLQQGYQVKAEIEQLEALPQQDAPNPELVRFVQDVEKRLQDEHFLEVAYATNVRLYEQARANIEQVRVEIESERQRLDGLQRKLKALQEFRFEYLRAQHDKLNGLFEHVRIHLTDANKETGEIRETFRIEWKGRPYRLLSFSEKVRCDLEIGRVLAQAKGEPMPVYVDNAESVQRLFDETFGGQVIAAYVADSPLQVEIVSDVAQAQGA, encoded by the coding sequence ATGAAACTCCAATCGTTGGTATTGGAGAACTTCCGATGCTTTGAACGCGCCGAGTTCACCTTCGGCGACGTAACCACCGTGCACGGGCACAACGGCGCGGGCAAGTCCACGCTGGCCGAAGCGGTCGTGTGGTGCCTGTGGGGCACCAACATCTACGGCAAGGCCAAGCAGGACGAAAGCCTCATGCGCCTGGGTGCCAAAAGCATGGCGGTCACCGCAACATTCCTCCTCAAAAGCCACAAACGCCCGGTCACCATCTCACGCACAAGGGTCGGAAGTAAGGGCTCGGTGCAGCTGGTAAACGGAAAGAAGCCAAACCCCGGCCAAATCGAAGGTTGGTTCGGGACGGTCCAGGAGTTCCTCTCGATCTTCTTTCCGGGCTATTTCAGCAGCCTGGAGCCGAAGGACGCCAAGACCGTTCTATCCCGCTGTGTTCCTGACGTGACAAAAGACGAGGTTCTTGCCCGGATGAGCCCGGACAACGCGGCGCTGCTGGCCAACGACCACTTCGTCATGGGCCTGGATTCCGTCGATTACGCCGCCCAGCGGCTCCGACAGGAGATCAAGGCCTGCGAGGACAACGTGATGCGCTTGGAAGGGCAGCGTAGTGTGTACCTAGCGGCCATTGAGAAGGGAGTACCGAAGCCTTTTGTCAGCCAAGTCACGGACGAGGAACGCCAGCGGTACGAGGCGGCCAAGCGCGATCTCATCAAGCGCGAGACGGAAGCCGAACATCGGCAACAGCGCTTGAAGGAGTTGCGTGAGCGGCGCGAGTCGCTCGGGAGGACATACCGTGCGCTTCGAGACAGCCTCCCGCAAGTGGACACCCACTGTCACACGTGCGGACAACCGTTACCGCCGGACAAAGCGGAGCAAATCCGTCAGAAGGTAGCCAAGAAGCGCAAGGCGGTTGAAGAAGAACTGGCCGAAGTGCTTCAGCAAGGCTACCAGGTGAAGGCGGAGATTGAGCAGCTTGAGGCGCTTCCGCAACAAGATGCTCCCAACCCTGAGCTTGTTCGGTTCGTGCAGGACGTCGAGAAGCGTTTGCAAGATGAGCACTTCCTCGAAGTTGCTTACGCCACAAACGTCAGGCTCTACGAGCAGGCCCGGGCGAACATCGAGCAGGTCCGCGTCGAGATCGAATCGGAGCGTCAGCGCCTGGATGGCTTGCAGCGCAAGCTGAAGGCCTTGCAGGAGTTCCGGTTCGAGTATCTGCGCGCCCAGCACGATAAGCTCAACGGCCTTTTCGAGCACGTCCGCATTCACTTGACGGACGCGAACAAGGAAACTGGCGAGATCCGCGAGACCTTCCGCATTGAGTGGAAGGGCCGGCCGTACCGGCTGCTGTCGTTTTCGGAGAAGGTGCGTTGCGATCTTGAGATCGGCCGCGTCCTCGCACAGGCAAAGGGTGAGCCGATGCCGGTGTACGTGGACAACGCCGAATCCGTGCAGCGACTTTTCGACGAGACGTTTGGCGGTCAGGTTATCGCCGCGTATGTGGCGGACAGTCCGTTGCAGGTTGAAATCGTATCTGACGTCGCACAGGCGCAGGGGGCGTAA